A single genomic interval of Hyphomicrobium methylovorum harbors:
- a CDS encoding recombinase family protein: MTNFFFPSVEVTGRRIGYARVSTADQKLRMQLDGLKAAQCDEIFKDHGISGGKASRPGLDQALKTLRRGDALVVFKLDRLSRSVQHLSDLLVRLGNEGIHFCSLAEGINTTTPGGKLVYHLFAAFAEFQRDVISENTALGLAAARQRGTALGRPPLLSIDVILEGHRAVMQKGDSIREVARRYKVSPTTLTRGFKRAGVECVH, encoded by the coding sequence ATGACCAACTTCTTTTTCCCAAGCGTCGAGGTGACAGGGCGGCGAATAGGATATGCGCGAGTTTCTACCGCTGACCAGAAGCTCCGCATGCAGCTTGACGGTCTCAAGGCCGCGCAGTGCGATGAGATTTTTAAAGACCACGGCATCAGCGGTGGCAAGGCCAGCAGGCCTGGCCTAGATCAAGCCCTCAAGACTTTGCGGCGCGGCGATGCACTCGTGGTGTTCAAGCTCGACCGGCTCAGCCGCTCGGTCCAGCACCTCTCCGATCTTCTGGTTAGATTAGGGAATGAGGGTATTCATTTCTGCTCGCTGGCGGAGGGCATTAACACCACTACGCCCGGCGGCAAACTCGTCTACCACCTGTTCGCTGCCTTCGCTGAGTTCCAACGTGATGTAATCAGCGAGAACACCGCACTAGGCCTAGCAGCTGCGCGGCAGCGAGGCACTGCGCTAGGACGCCCACCGCTGCTCTCGATCGATGTCATTCTCGAAGGTCATCGCGCTGTCATGCAGAAGGGCGACTCCATAAGAGAGGTCGCCCGGCGTTACAAAGTTTCTCCCACCACTTTGACGCGCGGGTTTAAACGTGCAGGCGTGGAGTGCGTTCACTAA